The Coffea arabica cultivar ET-39 chromosome 6e, Coffea Arabica ET-39 HiFi, whole genome shotgun sequence genome contains the following window.
gtttgtttttttgttttcttttttggagaAGGAAATTTGGCTGCAATCCTGCGTCCGTTAAAATTTTGTCCAATAATCATGATGCAGGTGGACGGAGTAGAAGGAGACGCGCCTCTGGAGGAGTACAGTACGCTAGCATTGAGTCGGTCAGGATTCAGGATACATATTGCATAAATTCCACATCCTTCTCAAGTCCAGCCATAGTCTCTGGTGCTAAAACAACTTCCAGATCGACGCTCCCATTTCCTTCACGCCCTGGGAATGCCGAGATCTTGCCGTCAAATTTATTGGCCCTACCGCTTCGCACTGCAATGGGTCGTCCCCACCCAAAATCATTATCGTACATTGGAAACCTTGGGGAGCTTCCCATGGTGATCATCGCGCCGTCAAAGTTCCCCAGCGGAAACAGCCTTGGATTACTCTCCCATTCCTCGACGCCCCGCCGCACCGTGGAATCGTCATGCGCCAACACATTCCGATGCAGCCGATCCGCACCCCAGGATAGGTCGTTGCCCAGCAGCTCCTCCACGCAAGCCACAGTTGGGATGCTCTGGATCAAGTTACCAAAGTAGAGAGGGTCCACCCGCGGCTCCAGCCGGTGTCTGCAGTTCACCGCCATCCTGAATGTCGTCCTTCTGTTCCCATCCAAATTCCTCGCACGTGTCACGGATCTCCACAGCTGCGCGCACAGGGACTGAAAAGACGAGATCTCATCGGTCGCGGGCTTCAAAGACTTGCGCGTTACCTTTCCGTTAGTTCTGACGCCTTTTTCTCCGTCACCCGCCACCCAACTCCCCATTTTGCAAGTCTTGTTGGTTCTCAATTTCAGCTGCAAGACTGCCTCTCTGCTGAAATGGAATATCTTTTCCCGCAAAGGCTCGTCACCGGAAAATGTCGCCGAAGGCCCGCCTGCCGGGAGCTGGAGAACCGCCGGGGAGGTGAACACGGTTTCGCGGCAGAAGTTGGGGGACTTGGAGATCCTTTTGGCCCCCTTACAGGCCTCAGCGAAGGCGTTGAAGAAGTTCCAGAAGGAGGTCCCGTCCACGACGGCGTGGTTCATGGTGCAACCAATGAAAAGGCCGCCGTTGAGCTCGGTGACCTGCACAGCCAGGAGAGGTTTGTGGTGACCGGCGTAGCTGAGAGTGTGGTCGAACTGGAAGAACTTTCGGAAACAAGGCGGGATGTCATGAAGATGAAGTTGATCAGAAGGGACGAGGGTGGGGAGGGAGAGGTGCAAGGCTTTTGCATGGACGAAGTCGACGCCGGCATCGTTGCATAGGATGTGGACGTGACCGTGAGGGTCGGTATGAAGGCGGCCGGCGAGGGGAGGGAAGTGGGAGAGAGCTTTGGAGAGGGAGAGCTTGAgcagagagagaagagaggcgGCGTCAAGGGGAGGCTGGGATAGTAAAACGCCCTTTTGGATATATTGGCAAGAGAGCATGGGAAGGTCAGAGACGGAGAGCTTTAAAGACGGGAATAGGGCTGATTTGGATTCCGGGTAGACTGTGCATTTGGAAACTACATGAACTGCAGTTGTTGGCATCTTATCTCTCCCTTTTTTCCAGTGATTATGTTCTTCCCGGGAATGGAATCCCAAGTGGTAGTGAGCAGCGACTAGCGAGTGAGTGATGAGAATTTTTTACTAGAAGCGCAGGATGGAACATTTTGGGGCCTGAGAggggattatatatatatagagagaggcAGTTTGTGTACGGGCGTGGAAGGGTTCATGCATTTTGGCAGTTAAGAAGATAGACGGGGTGGTTAGTCGACGCAAGTCGTCTGTACCTAtcttccttctctttctttgtTGGGACATCATCATTTGTGATACTTGAATTATTTTGTCATCCGATTATtagcagaaaagaaaaggaaggtcCAAGCTGCGGGCAGGCCACTGTGTGGTGGTTGCGGATACTGTAATTATTTTTCGCTAGCAATTTTGTCATGGGACTCGAGTTTAATGCGCTTTCTTGAATTGCCATGTGACTTGCTCGCGGGTACAAAAGTCTGTCTATTTCATGGTAAGGGGATAAAGTAGATCTAGCCATCTACCTGATGTGTCTGTTCATATATGTTTCCGTGTTCCCTGCTGGTGGTTTCAGTTTAATTGGAAAgccaatttttccaaaaatatatatatatatttatattttctgtaaacagattttttaattacttttttattttatatatatcaaattactacaataaattttttttaaataaaagctcttaaaaatagcaatccgaACGAGACCTTGATTTTCTCTAGCTTGATGAACAACAATATTAGCACTCAAGTTCTTTATCCCTTTCTCGATCATCAACAGCATATTTATATGGGTTTTCCAATTTGGTGATGACACTTGTTAGTGTGCTTGATTGAAATCTATTTACAATTTATGTTCacacatgtataattattcacCTCTCATTGTATTTATACACTTACTcgattgattttatttttttaaaaattaacacTTGAATCATATTTTTTCTTGACGATATaattaagaaaaaaacaaaTGTTTGTGCTTACATATATGAATGATAATACTGTGTATAAAAATGATGTACTTACTAGTTTGTTGGTATGATTGATAAGACCAATTACGCGTGCATTTCAAGAATACTAAATTAGTTAAATTAACCGGAGAAGGCGTACTCTCTTTTATGTTTCGATGTATGTTCATGTTTAGATTAAACTAGCATTGTAACCCGTGCTATGCACGGATTTACGtctaatataataataatagtaaataaattatttatattaGTTAAATGAAAAAAggtttaaaaaatcaaaagaaatatatttTAGTATCTAATTTATATTGTATTTATGTACCTTATTTAAGACCTTAaagtatattaaaaaatataaataaagatTACAAAAATACCTAAAGAAATACTAAAAGCACACCCAATACAATATTATTACCCCTATTTTCCACGCTCTCTCTTTTTGCGTCATTTTCTCTCAACATTTTCCTATTCTTCATTATCCGCATCTTCACTTTCATAACCCAAGCTTCCCATATCCGTTTAACTCTTCTCCCTTCGACAAACTCTACCTTCTCTTCACCTTACCTTGCTTCCATGCAATTATGCGATTTCTTATCTTATTTTGCAACTTATTTACCTACTATTCTACTACtcttttcatccatttatagTTATAAATAATGACCA
Protein-coding sequences here:
- the LOC113697225 gene encoding BAHD acyltransferase DCR-like; the protein is MPTTAVHVVSKCTVYPESKSALFPSLKLSVSDLPMLSCQYIQKGVLLSQPPLDAASLLSLLKLSLSKALSHFPPLAGRLHTDPHGHVHILCNDAGVDFVHAKALHLSLPTLVPSDQLHLHDIPPCFRKFFQFDHTLSYAGHHKPLLAVQVTELNGGLFIGCTMNHAVVDGTSFWNFFNAFAEACKGAKRISKSPNFCRETVFTSPAVLQLPAGGPSATFSGDEPLREKIFHFSREAVLQLKLRTNKTCKMGSWVAGDGEKGVRTNGKVTRKSLKPATDEISSFQSLCAQLWRSVTRARNLDGNRRTTFRMAVNCRHRLEPRVDPLYFGNLIQSIPTVACVEELLGNDLSWGADRLHRNVLAHDDSTVRRGVEEWESNPRLFPLGNFDGAMITMGSSPRFPMYDNDFGWGRPIAVRSGRANKFDGKISAFPGREGNGSVDLEVVLAPETMAGLEKDVEFMQYVS